One part of the Streptomyces lydicus genome encodes these proteins:
- the hpf gene encoding ribosome hibernation-promoting factor, HPF/YfiA family: MDIVVKGRKTEVPERFRKHVAEKLKLDKVQKLDAKVISLDVEVSKEPNPRQADRSDRVEITLYSRGPVVRAEAAAADPYAALDLATAKLEARLRKQHDKRFSRRGNGRIPASEVADNVPDAASLNTNGELATEAEEVPTTRVGPIDVRGEGPLIVREKTHSAAPMPLDQALNEMELVGHDFYLFVDADTKLPSVVYRRHAYDYGVIHLNPDAFGREEPGGAGGALGG, from the coding sequence GTGGACATCGTCGTCAAGGGCCGCAAGACCGAGGTGCCCGAGCGGTTCCGCAAGCACGTGGCCGAGAAGCTGAAGCTGGACAAAGTCCAGAAGCTCGACGCCAAGGTGATCAGCCTGGACGTCGAGGTGTCCAAGGAGCCCAACCCGCGGCAGGCCGACCGTTCCGACCGAGTGGAGATCACGCTCTACTCCCGTGGTCCGGTGGTCCGGGCCGAGGCGGCAGCGGCGGACCCCTACGCCGCGCTGGACCTGGCCACCGCCAAGCTGGAGGCACGTCTGCGCAAGCAGCACGACAAGCGCTTCTCGCGCCGCGGCAACGGACGCATTCCGGCGAGCGAGGTCGCTGACAACGTGCCGGACGCGGCGAGCCTGAACACCAACGGCGAACTCGCCACCGAGGCCGAGGAGGTGCCGACCACGCGGGTCGGACCGATCGACGTCCGGGGCGAAGGACCGCTGATCGTCCGCGAGAAGACCCACTCGGCCGCGCCGATGCCGCTCGACCAGGCGCTCAACGAGATGGAATTGGTGGGACACGACTTCTATCTCTTCGTCGACGCCGACACCAAGCTTCCCAGTGTCGTCTACCGGCGGCACGCATACGACTACGGCGTCATCCACTTGAACCCTGATGCGTTCGGGAGGGAGGAGCCCGGCGGCGCAGGTGGCGCGCTGGGTGGCTGA
- a CDS encoding response regulator, whose amino-acid sequence MGDSFGPVRGDADDGEAGAGGDDRAVSVTRKEPIRVLVVDDHALFRRGLEIVLAQEEDIQVVGEAGDGAEAVDKAADLLPDIVLMDVRMPKRGGIEACTSIKEVAPSAKIIMLTISDEEADLYDAIKAGATGYLLKEISTDEVATAIRAVADGQSQISPSMASKLLTEFKSMIQRTDERRLVPAPRLTDRELEVLKLVATGMNNRDIAKELFISENTVKNHVRNILEKLQLHSRMEAVVYAMREKILEIR is encoded by the coding sequence GTGGGGGACAGTTTTGGGCCCGTGCGTGGTGACGCGGACGACGGCGAAGCCGGTGCCGGGGGCGACGACCGGGCCGTGAGCGTGACGCGCAAGGAGCCGATCCGGGTCCTGGTCGTGGATGATCACGCCCTTTTCCGGCGTGGCCTGGAGATCGTCCTGGCCCAGGAGGAGGACATCCAGGTCGTCGGTGAGGCGGGGGACGGCGCGGAGGCGGTCGACAAGGCCGCCGATCTGCTGCCCGACATCGTGCTGATGGACGTCCGGATGCCCAAGCGCGGCGGTATCGAGGCGTGTACCTCCATCAAGGAGGTGGCCCCCAGCGCCAAGATCATCATGCTGACGATCAGTGACGAGGAGGCCGACCTCTACGACGCGATCAAGGCCGGCGCCACCGGGTACCTCCTGAAGGAGATCTCCACCGACGAGGTCGCGACCGCGATCCGTGCCGTCGCCGACGGCCAGTCGCAGATCAGCCCGTCGATGGCGTCGAAGCTCCTGACGGAGTTCAAGTCGATGATCCAGCGCACGGACGAGCGCCGGCTGGTGCCGGCGCCCCGGCTCACCGACCGTGAGCTGGAGGTCCTCAAGCTGGTCGCCACCGGCATGAACAACCGCGATATCGCCAAGGAACTCTTCATCTCCGAGAACACGGTGAAGAACCACGTCCGCAACATCCTGGAGAAGCTGCAACTGCACTCCCGGATGGAAGCGGTGGTGTACGCGATGCGGGAGAAGATCCTCGAGATCCGCTGA